ccatgccgtcagcgaGGAGCCCGCCTCTGGGCTCGATCTcccaaatcgtgagatcatgacctgagccgaaatcaagagtcagacccttaaccgactgagcccctcaggcgcccctcgccatatatttttaaagatgccGTATGTATAACCATTGTAATTTAAACATTCAATTCCATTTCAAGTCAGAAATTTGGTGGTGTTGCCATCCACACATGGGTTAGCGAACATTTTTGTACTGAGTCAATAAGTATTTTTGGCCTTGCAAGCCACACAGTCTCTGTTAGAACTACCTGGCTCTGCCCCTGTAGCACAAACACAGCCCCAGACTAGACGTAATAAATGCGCGTGGCTGTATTCTCATCCACCTTTAGTGACGAAAGCAGGCAGTTGGCCACATTGGCCCcacaggctgtagtttgctgtCTTACGTTGCGGAGGGATCTCGCCTGTCCCCAATAGCCTCCATTCTTCACTCTGGGAAACAAGATCTTCTTGACCCAAGAGAAACACCATCAAAACAGAAGGGGAAGCCGAGGCCTGAGCAGTAAAGCGGCATGTGGTCATAACCTAGCAGAGGACAGGCAAGCCAAGATTCCTGCCGACTCCAAAATCcaccttttctcttttaagtttttgaaagcTATCTTTTGAATAGACAATACGGCTAGTTACAGCGGGCAAtttggttcaacattcaaaaagttccggggcgcctgggtggctcagtcagttaagcgtccgacttcagctcaggtcatgatctcgcagcctgtgagttcgaggcccgcatcgggctctgtgctgatggctcagaccctggagcctgcttcggattctgtgtctccctctctctctgcccctctcccgctcatgctttgttgtctctctctctgtcataaataaataaacattttttaaaaaagggttttttaattaaaaaaaaaaaagttctaaggCTACACCATGACCCCACTTAGCTCCCCTCTCTCTCGAGGCAAGAGATGTTCCCCACTTCACGCATTCCCTTCCAGATATATTTCACAGGagcaaaaaaattatatacatacagttGATTCTCATTATCCACTAGGGTTATGTTTGATAAAGTGGCCGCATACACTGAACTAGTAAATACTGAACTGTCGCCTCCAGGGAAATGTGGGGTTGGTTCCTGCAAGCCTCTGCTCACAGTTTCATCAGTGTTGGATGTgcgtttctgtttaaagacatcttatttaatatatattgttggcTCATCAACATTGAACTCACCGCCATCAGCACTATAACTCAAGCCTGAATGTAGCTTATCTACCACACGGTATTTTCTCTGTAAGGAACAGCAGAGCCTTCTTGCCTGTAGGAACGCTGGACGGCCCGTCAGTACTATGCGTGGGGGCCATTTTCAACCGCAACAGCACCGACCAGAAGATGTGGAAAATGTGCACTAAGTAAATCTCTAACAGGACGCTTGTTGAGAATACAAGGGCTGAATCCAGAAGGCTGAGCGTCACCTTATTCCATCTCAGCTGGGAATGAACGGGCTTGGGTGACTCAGATTTCTCACTGCACAGCCTGTGTCTGTGAATGACCAGGAAAGTGCTGAGAGTATCGCGTTGGGATTGCAAATCAGTGTAGCAAGCAGGCAAATTTCCAAATACGGAATCCACAGCTAATGAAGATCTCTTGTATGTCAGTGGGTGAGGCTTCTTTATACCTATGGGACCCTACTGAACGCACCACTTCACACATTGCTTGCTTTGCTTTCATAATATATACCCTGGGGCTCGTTCTGGGTCACACAAGACCCTCCTCAGTGTGTCTGATAGACGCAGGCGCCCCTCGCCCAGGTTCATGGCCATTTGCTTAACCATTTCCTTGCTGATGCACGGCGGGGCCGCTTTCCCCTGCTACGGTGGACAGACAAAAGTCATTGGGCACAGGTTGGTGGGTAGCTGTAGGATTTAAAAACCAGATGCAGGATCGCTGTATCCGAGGGTGTGTGTTTGTTATCCTGGCCAATATTGCCGAGCTGCCTCCATGGGGGTTTACCATTGTTCTCTCACACTTCGTAATGGTTCCTGATCTTGGGCTTGTTACCACAGCACCACACGGCCTCAGAGGCCCTGAGGGATGCCCGCTGGCACCTTTCCCAGGAAAGAGCCGGCCCGGCAGTCCCCCAGGGGCCCTGGGAGGGGCCAGATTCCAGCAGCGGTTTCTCTGTCCCCAGGTGTCTCTCCAGGCCCCGCGGGGTCTCCACTGCAGCGCAGCCACCCACAGCTCTGACTCCTGGCTGGTCCCTCCCCCACCTAAGCCCCCAAGGGGACCCACCAGGGCCCTGGCACCCCACGAGGAGCTGTTTAGGCGGGCACCAGATGGGGCGCAGGACAAGGCGAACTTTGTGCGGGCCGTGCAGACCTTCGGGCAGCATAACGTGCACAAGCGGGGCCACGTCGACTTCATCTACCTGGCCCTGCGCAAGATGCGGGAGTACGGCGTCGAGCGGGACCTGGCCGTCTACAACCTGCTGCTCGACGTCTTTCCCAAGGAGGTCTTCCAGCCTCGAAGCATCTTCCAGAGAATCTTCATCCACTACCCACGGCAGCAGGAGTGCGGGATTGCTGTCCTGGAACAGATGGAGAACCATGGTGAGGCCAGCAGGCCCAGGGGCAGGCAGCGGGCTCTCCCCCCGGGACGTGGGCCCCTCCGTCGCTCCATGGCTCCAACTTGCCTTTCCTCTGTCTGTTTTGCTGGctcgcgccccctcccccctctctcaatctctcctctgtctctggtctctttcctttcatctctccctctgacctttcctttaaattctgattcttttctccctcacCGTCATCAATTCCCTGACTAAATTCTTCCTGTCTCTGGTTCTTTCCATCTGGCCCTCCTCATGATTCCCTCTTGGTCCCGGCTCTTCTGGCCCTCTCCGTCTcccatgtctctgtctccccttctccctcctgccccctccctgaggCTCTGCCTCCTTCTGCCCGACACAGGGGTGATGCCCAACAAGGAGACCGAGTTCCTACTGATTCAGATATTTGGACGTAAAAGTTACCCCATGCTCAAGTTCGTGCGCATGAAGCTGTGGTTCTCCCGCTTCAAGAATATCAACCCCTTCCCACTGCCCCGGGACCTGCCCCAGGACCCCGTGGACCTGGCCAAGTTGGGCCTGCGGCACATGGAGCCCAACCTCAGCGCCAGGGTCACCATTTACCAGGTATCCACCCCGTTGGCACCCTCGGCCACAGCCGCGGGCTGAGCCCTTGCTAGATTCCCGTGGCCCTCACTCCTCCCGGTGGCTTGACCTCTGACCTCTtctcccgcccctctccccctacTGTCTGTATTCTGGGCATCTGGCTTCCTTTCTGCCAGTTTTCTTCTCAGGCTTTTGTGCTCACCCTTCTTTCTGCCAGGGACACTTGTCCCCAGGACTTCATGTTCTTCAGGTCTCGGCTCTGCTGTCCCTTCCTCAGGATCCCCTTCCTGACCACCCTAGCAGAGGCACACTGGGTGCTTGGCTTGGTTGCTCATTCACCACGACTCAGTTTCCCCTGTGTCTCTCAAGGCTCAGCACAGGGTCCGGCACAAAGCTGAGCTCAGCAGGTGTTTGCCGAATGACTGAATGAAATAgtccacacacagacacacacacacacacacaccagtgttCTAGGGGCCCCACTCATGCCAGACCACATGGGGGGATCCTGTGGTCCTGAAGGCTGACCCCAGGTAGCAGATAATTTCTCTCAGAGCTGCTGGTTCTGAGATGGAGAAGCACTGGGGGCTCTGGGAGCCCAGAAAGGGCAAGGAGCacggagggcttcctggaggacgTGAGGGTGAGCTGCACTCAGGACAGAAGAGACAAGGAgagcattctgggcagagggagcagcctgGGCTGGGGTTCAGAGGGCAGCTGGAATTGCTGGAGATGTAGAAAGAGCTTCCTTTGGCCAGTGCAGGAGGTCGGGGTTGGGGAGAAGAGACCAGGAGGGCACCAGGTTAAAGAGCGTGGTTTGGACCTGTTGGTGAAGAGGGAGCCACATAGAAGTTTTGAGAAGAGGAAGGATGGGGTGGGAGCTCTGTTCTGGAAGGAGTTTCTGTTTCGAAAGCATCCTCTGGTGCTTGGCCACATGGGTGTTGaatgggggctgggtggggctgggtgggCAGAGGACCGAGTTAAtaggagagtgggtgatgggatGTCTGggtgagaaaggacagagacTTGGCCTGGAGCATATTCCAGAGGAAAGGTATTCTTTAACTCACGTCTTCCTTTTGCAAAGTAAAGCTTTAGAAGCCAAGTGGTACTCAAGAACACAGGATGAAGAGTTCTCCCACGGCCTGGTCCCCAGTCCCCACTCTCCTTCCCCGGAGGTGACCacatctgtgtctccttccaaaGAGATTCTGTGCATTTGCAAGCCGATCTAGCCTTTGTATTTATGCTTTTCTCCCCCTAATTTTGAAAAGCACGTACAGAAAGTTTGAAAACATGGTAAAATGATCACCAACACTGCCTAGATCTCAAATGGGAACGATCCAAGCTCCATCAAGAGGGAATTGTCTACATAGATCATAACACCTCAGTCAggttggtaaaaacaaaaacaaaaaacacaagtgaAAGGTTGAAGTATGTTCAGTGGTCCAGTTAACTCCCTTCagcaagagaagggagaggaaataaAAGTTCATACATCGATTTGcctattttcacaaaaataaataatgccaaGATAAGTCTGAAATGGGTAGAAATCATTATCTCTGGGCAGGTAGAGGAGATGGGGTAGAGAGAACAGGAGTGGAAGAGAGACATCTGTTTAAAATGGATCGACATTTCAACTATGTAAatgttttagtgtattttttttttaacatttatttatttttgagagagagacacaaagcacgagcgggggaagggcagagagagagggagacacagaatccgaagcaggctctgggctccgagccgtcagcccagagcccgatgcggggcccgaacccacgaaccgtgagatcatgacctgaagggaagtcagatgcttaactgactgagccacccaggcaccccgatgttttagcgtatttaaaacaaaatcaaagaaatggggaggagggggaaccaCCATACTggcaacaaacagaaacaaaagggaTCGGACGAAACATCTCCTTGATGGCAAAACCACTGAGACAAAAAGTTCTTCTGAGTCAGTCATCCAACTGCCCATCCTCTGTGGCCTCTATTCTAAGAACACACAAATCTGTAGAGAAATCCTAAGCTTAAGTCCCACAGCGTTATGGTTAGCAGTAATATCCAAACTGTGTATTTTGATGGATAAGTAAAGGTGCTACTGTTGATGGGAACCAAGATTTTTAGTGTGcgagacaaagaaaaatatacaatcaaaatgctaaagaaagaagagacacgtgtgaaatttaaaatgaaaaatccgTATTAAAAAATCAGactaattatatttttcagtaaaaagGCCCAGGAGCAAAACAtatactgtgtctccctccctccccttcacccCGCTCCTCCCCCAAAAActtctactttaaaaatgtttctctagagtactggagtggctcagtcagttaagcctccaactcttggtttcggcttagatcgtgatctcacagttgtgagttcaagccccacgtagggatCTGTGCTGGccgtgcttggaattctctccctctctttctgcccctcccaactcatgctgtctcagtctctcccaaaataaataaacaaaccttaaaaaaaaaaaaaacaacgtttCTCCAATGAAACAGCATTCTACCCGTGTTCTGCACCTTGccttttgctgtttttatttaagaatatgGCTGGGAGCTTGTTCTATGTCCATACCTACTGATTCACCtctgttctttttaatttgaaaggaTGGATGATATGTGTTGCAATAGTTGTAAGCTCTCAGACACTTCAATCGAAGaatagatgcattttttttttttttttttaagtttactttttgagagagagaatgtgcgcaCGCGCCCgggtgcatgtgagtgggggaggggcagagagagaagggaagagcccaaagcagggctcgaactcaagaaccatgaaatcatgacctgagctgaaatcaagtcaggtgGTCGGTgggactgagttacccaggcaccccaagatgcgttgtttgtttgtttgttttaattaaatttcatcTGGTTTTTTGAATCACGGCAGTGTGTaaaatcaaaaagatataaaagggaTTTCCTTTCCTCCCAGTTTTCTGCAGAGGCAAACCCTGATTTGCTTCCTGTGTCTCCTCGGGAGCACACTGTgcatgtgaaattattttttctttttaaaccgtCACAAGCACAGAGCCCTTAGtacgtgccaggccctgttctcaGCATTTTGGGACCTTCTGAATTAAGTGCttgtcatccccattttgcatCTGGAGAAACGGAAGTATCCAGGTATGTTGGCTGGGCCACAGTCACACGGCCTGTGGCAGAGTGGATTTTAGCGCAGGTAGGCGGGCGCCAGGGTCCCCTCTGTGTGCCCATCTTCAATGTCAGCGGCTATCGCCAAAGTGGATAGAAATGAAGAAGGGATGGGCTTGAGTCGACGGGTAGGAGGCTGAGAGGAGCCCTGAATTTGCCGGGACCTCCCGctccccatttctctccccagctcccctgTAGGGGCTGGGGCCCACAAGCTTCCTTCCACCCCTGCTCCTCCTTGCAGACGCCTTCTGCCAGAGACTCCACAGGTGCGGCAGATGCCACTGAGTCCCACATTGTAGGTAAGGCTCTGGCCTGGGGTGGCTGGGTTCTCCCCAGGCCTGCTGGGTGGGCTCCATGGGCCTTCGGGTAGAGCCCCTCAGCCAGGGCTCCCTGGGCACGCGTGTCTCCATACCAGGCATCCAGACTCCTGATCAGCAGGCTGCCCTGGCCCACCACAACCCAGCCCGGCCTATCTTCGTCGAGGGCCCCTTCTCCCTGTGGTTCCGAGACAAATGTGTCTATTATCACATCCTCAGAGCTGACTTGCTGCCCCCGGAGGAGAGGGTGAGAGCCCAAAGCTTGAGTGGGGggcgtgagtgtgtgtgaggtagggggtgggctggcaccacCCTGAGGGCTCATGTGAGATCTCAGAGGtgcaggggggaaggggaagggagggatagCCCCTGGTGTGGGGGGATAGGCTTCAGCCGGCTGCGAGATCCTGGGCCTCTGACTGCCTGCACCCCCTTCCCCGGGTAGGAAGCGGAGGAAATTCCAGAGGAATGGAATCTCTACTACCCGATGCAGCTGGACCTGGACTATGGGAGGAGCGGCTGGGATGACTACGAGTTTGACATCCATAAAGGTACAACTGGGATGGGCACCAAACACCAGCTGAGGTGAGGCCTCTGGGGTGGAAGGCTGGCACCCAGGCTGAGACCTAGCCCAGTCGCCACATGCAGACCCAGCAGATGcccaagtacacacacacacacacacacacacacacacacctcactccCCAGGGGCTCCAGGCCTGTCAGCCCTTGGTCATGGAACACCTCTGTGCTGGCTACTGAGTGTGACCAGGACAGGCTCAGTCCTTGCCCTTAGGCAGCTCTGGCCAGTGGGGGAACAGGCAAGTCAAGTTATATTCTTGGAGCCTAAGGGGAGGAGCACCAGGCTTcaggtggggtgtggggaggactTCCTGGTGGAATGTCAAAGAACCAGGAGGCATCACTTAGGTGAAGCATGGGATTGGCAGTCTAGACAGAGGGGATATCTTGTGCAAAGGCTTGGATGCGCAAGAAACATCCGCCTGTGGCCCGGAAGGGGTGCAGGCACGGGGGTGCTGCTCCAATCCCCACGGCACAAACTCTGAGCGCCTGTTTCTCCCAACAGTGGAGGAAGGCCCTGTCTTCGCCATATGCGTGGCGGGTGCCCACGACCAGGCCACGCTGGCCAGGTGGATCCAGGGCTTGCAGGAGACCAACCCAGGCCTGGCCCAGATCCCCGTGGTCTTCCGCCTGGCGGGGTCCACCGGGGAGCTCCTGGCGACCTCCTCAGGACTGGAggagccgcccccgcccccaccagagggccaggaagaagaggaaaacaatcaGCAGCGACAGCAGCAGGGACAGAGCTGAGGCTGATTGGTCACCAGCACAAACTGTGGACTAGTGTAATAGCATGAGGTGCCCTTTGAATGTACAGCAAATAAAAGTTTACCGGCTCGGGGCggccttctctcttctctgacaGCGTGGCGTCTCTGCCCCTTTAATGTTTGGTGGCCTGGTTTTTCAAGGGGTCTGCGGCATCCGGGACTGACAGATCAGACCCCAAGCTTTCCCCTTGTCTTCACCTGACAGCTCCTACCCTTCCCTTGTCACCCTCAGGATGCATTCAGAATAAGTCGTGGGGAGAGGAGCCCCTACCTCCCAGGGTCTACGGGCCCATCTAGGTCTTTCTTCCCGAAGCTGGACTCAAACCTCAGCCCTTCCCTCGGTCTCTGAGAAGTTAGAACGTTTAAcagaggaaaggaataaaagaactGGCTGTTGCTAGCCCTCGCTTGCTTGTCGCGCGCATGCGCAGTTTCTGCTCCCGTTCTCCTTTTGGCGCCGTGGGGCAGTGAAAGTCCATGAGAAATTTCCCGTCGGCGCGGAAGATGCGCGCCACTTCCGGCCGGGCTCCTAACAACGGGGGAGGTTGGTAACCAGGGAGGGGGGGATGGCGGAGCGGGCGCCGGAGcccgaggcggaggcggaggctgAGGCGGGCGCAGGCGGGGAGGCGGCGGCCGAGGAGGGCGCGGCGGGCCGCAAGGCGCGGGGTCGGCCGCGGCTCACGGAATCGGACCGAGCCCGGCGGCGGCTCGAGTCCCGGAAGAAGTACGACGTGCGGCGTGTGTACCTGGGCGAGGCGCACGGGCCCTGGGTGGACCTGCGGCGCCGCAGCGGCTGGAGCGACGCCAAGCTCGCAGCCTATCTCATCTCGCTGGAGCGCGGCCAGCGTAGCGGCCGCCACGGGTGAGGGGGCCCgaccccagggagggagggagcgagcgaGGGAGGAGACGCCCCCATTCCCCGCCGAGCGTGGTCCCGCCCCCTCTGTCCACGGCCCCGCCCACGGCACCTGTGAGCCCCGCCCTGTGTCCGGGCTGCCGGCCGGGGTCTCCTACCGCCGGTCCTGGGACGCTCCTGGCTCGCGGCCCCGCCTCCCGCCTTTCCGACTGCCCAATCCTGGGATGCGCCCAGCCTCTCGACCCGCCTCCTGACGCTTGGCCCCTCCCGTTAGATTTCTGGCTGCCCAATCCTAGTACAGACCCCACCTCCAAGCGTTCTAACTGCCCAGTCCCCGGAGGGGCGGCCCCGCCTCCTGAGGCCTTAATGCCCCTTCTTCCCTGCTGGTCTTTGGCATCTCACAAGTCTCGTTCTCTAAAACCCTTAGGTTGTAGTCTGAGACTGTGACTGGACACCCTGGGCCACCCAGCCCTGT
This DNA window, taken from Neofelis nebulosa isolate mNeoNeb1 chromosome 4, mNeoNeb1.pri, whole genome shotgun sequence, encodes the following:
- the ECSIT gene encoding evolutionarily conserved signaling intermediate in Toll pathway, mitochondrial isoform X2, whose translation is MSWAQAILLARGLSRGCGGICGATVTGAPFSQTPSARDSTGAADATESHIVGIQTPDQQAALAHHNPARPIFVEGPFSLWFRDKCVYYHILRADLLPPEEREAEEIPEEWNLYYPMQLDLDYGRSGWDDYEFDIHKVEEGPVFAICVAGAHDQATLARWIQGLQETNPGLAQIPVVFRLAGSTGELLATSSGLEEPPPPPPEGQEEEENNQQRQQQGQS
- the ECSIT gene encoding evolutionarily conserved signaling intermediate in Toll pathway, mitochondrial isoform X1, encoding MSWAQAILLARGLSRGCGGICGATVTGAPFSQVSLQAPRGLHCSAATHSSDSWLVPPPPKPPRGPTRALAPHEELFRRAPDGAQDKANFVRAVQTFGQHNVHKRGHVDFIYLALRKMREYGVERDLAVYNLLLDVFPKEVFQPRSIFQRIFIHYPRQQECGIAVLEQMENHGVMPNKETEFLLIQIFGRKSYPMLKFVRMKLWFSRFKNINPFPLPRDLPQDPVDLAKLGLRHMEPNLSARVTIYQTPSARDSTGAADATESHIVGIQTPDQQAALAHHNPARPIFVEGPFSLWFRDKCVYYHILRADLLPPEEREAEEIPEEWNLYYPMQLDLDYGRSGWDDYEFDIHKVEEGPVFAICVAGAHDQATLARWIQGLQETNPGLAQIPVVFRLAGSTGELLATSSGLEEPPPPPPEGQEEEENNQQRQQQGQS